Part of the Canis lupus dingo isolate Sandy chromosome 14, ASM325472v2, whole genome shotgun sequence genome, ATACCAGCTTCATGGCATCCTGTTAACCACATAACCATATAAGGCTTTAGGTACTGGATGTTCCATCTAGTTATAACAAGAATCCAGTAAGAAactctataaaattaaaatgcatttagaagaaaaaacttaaatttaaggCAAAAAGTAAGTCATGTCACTTATATTAATTCCCTTAACTGGATAGAACACtattataaagatttttctttatttaggatTCTGTTGCAAAACCCCATGTGATTGTAGCAGGAGCTGCCACAGTAAGTTATTATCTGTATTCTTACataatgatttttgtttcatACTTAAGGACATGCTAAGAAACAGTTAACTTATGTTAAATAGAATTCTTGATTGTACTTCTATTTCAATTCCCATTTCTATTATAATTAATGAGGCTGATGAATTTTCATGAAGAAATCTGAGTGAACTTCGTAAACTTGGTGTTAAAtgtcaatattattttatatctaaaattaCATTCTTTTAACTCAATGTTATACATTGAGTGTCTAATTTTACATTAGCTTTTTCTAATTGCCTTCATAGATTTCATGAAATAATTTgactaatttttattctaatgttgaataaaaatgggaattatcttaaaataataacgTCTGCTACAATAGagcaaattataatttttctgtgaTAAATACTGAATTAATGCCTAATTTTTACTTCTTAGTGGTCTATCAAGATTCACAATGGTAGCAACGAAGCGCTTTCccaatataaaatgaacattacCTCCATAGCCCCACTTTTAGAAAAACTGGCAAAGACTAGTGATGTTTATTGGGTCTTACAAGGTAAGGAATGAGTAATGAACAAATgtcattttgtatatattctgAGGGATGagtttttattgtttcctgtttCAAGAAGCAAAATTACTCctttatgaaaataaatcttgaaatacggtttgtaaaattagaataaatttgagttatttgctttccttttttgaaCTTTAGGAGTGGACagactaataaataaaataaataaaaataaataataaataagaatatccCTCAaggtcgggacgcctgggtggctcagtggttgagcgtctgcatttggctcagggcatgatcccagggtccaggatcaagtcccacctcaggcttcctgtgaggagcctgcttctctctctgcctatgtctctgcctctctctgtgtgtctctcatgaatatataaataaaatcttaaaaaaaaaaaatcccttaaggAGCCTCCGCATACAAAAAGGCTGCAGAATATAACAAAGAGAATAAGTTCTCAAAGGCAAATGAGATGtttagctcttttttctttttatttcttacaaaatatatttattgtaattggggaaatataaaattattaagtcTGTTTCATAACATTAGACCTATTGGAAGTAAATGTACTTTGGAATTAACAATATATTTCTATCATACCATCTAGCTTATACTTGGTAATGAAATTCTTTAAGAGAAAGTTGACATTAGATCAAGTCATTTCAGGAGTTTATTAAATGTCCATTATTTAATGCCTAGCATAATATGATATCGCCTTGGATATTTTAGCAACTCAACCTGCTTGTTAGAAATTCTTATGATTATTTCCAAATTGAATGTCAAGTTGAATGGAACAACAGAGTGGTGATAATCTGTTCCGTATATTATTTACAGACTCATTGTTAACCTTTTTCttactaaaatgagaaaaaactaaattatttatGGTAAGTGATAAGGGACCTTGATCCTCAATAATATTACTTCCTAACTATGTCAAGAAAGCAGTGacagtagaaaagaaaagattgactGCTACTCTTAATTAGGCATTCTTCCCCAATCCAGTTTTAAATTCCCATTGCCCAGTAGAACTCAATATCCCCAAATTTTAAACTCTTAATACATACTAGaacataaaaatgtttccttaaagCTGTGtatgtaagaggaaaaaaagggataaaagttCTTTAAATTTGAAGGAGATACTGATTCAAAGCATTGGAACCGTAACAACAAAATATGAAATGCAATCAACTAACTTGCATGATCGCAATTTCTACTGATAGGgactttttaaatgtgttttaaaaaatatgtgtttcatGTGCAGATCCTGTTTATGAAGATCTATTAagtgaaaataggaaaatgatcACTAACGAGAAGATAGATGCCTACAATGAAGCTGCAGTCAGTATTTTGAATAGTAGCACCAGAAATTCTAAATCAAATGTTAAGATGTTTAGTGTTTCCAAATTAATTGCTCAAGAAACCATCATGGAATCTTTGGATGGCTTACATCTCCCTGAATCAAGCAGAGAAACTGTAAGAATTCTTGTATTTGTCAGAATATAGAAACTATAATATCTTATTGGTTATAGCTATACATCACTATAATATGgttaacaaattatttattttattccagtcTTAATTACTTGTAGTTATTCTGTCTAAGcatatatctataaataattttgCTTTCCATCTCCTCGCTGAAtataaaagagggaaagaggttatggaagggaggaaatgaagcttcatttattgagtgctaatCACTATTAATATACCTTATCTCCTAAGAAGCTTATACGTTCTCAGCACACTCATGTTTAAAAACTATTACTTTATGTTCTCTTTGCCTTAAACCTTAAATTTATAACATTAAGCTTCTGTGAAGAGCACATTTTTAACATATGTaggatcatttttattatttccttatagtCCTTATACCCTAAGTATTATTCAAGGTATGTAGTAGTTACTGCACAAATCCAGATAGATGGATGGAAAGGGATTTTAGGTTAAATAAAGAGAACTGCATAGTTGTAACTTTTCACACACAGTAGAATAGATATTATGTAGTTAATGTTTTCTTATAAAGCAGTGATTCTTAATCTTTTTGAAGAGCACATAACCTctataaatattcagtaaaaggCAATGATTCTGTTCCTGACATGTAGAAAAATGCATGtttgcataaacacacacatggtTCTCCATATGCTTTAAGGGGCTTTTTGGACACCCCCCGGAACTGTTTAAGAAGCTAGGTTGGAGTTTGTAGGCTAGTATCTTCAAGAGTGCCAGATACAGAACTTCCTGAAGTCACAGGGCTAAAAGGATGAGATTTTCTAAATAGTTGAGTATTTTGAATGCTTAGGCTTAAGTAATCATTTTAGAGTTCCAAAATTCcctaaactataaaatttttataaaactagaTTTGACTGAATTTTCAACTAGACAATCTTGGCAGCTTGTCTAGAAGATTTTTATTATACTGAAACCATGTTGAAGAGTCCACATTTTATTTGACATTGGAAATCTTAAAACTTTAGACCCGTAAGTGGTCCATAAACTGTAAACCAAATGAAAAGCGAATCACAAATATTGTTAGCTAAGAATTAGTGATTTTTTTGGCAGACataattttacatctttttttttttaaaatacctaaagACTAGGACTCTATCTTAAGTATCCTTGGTATCTTCTGTGTTGAAAGTCTGCTAATTAGAATTCTTTGGGCTTTGACATCTGTCCGTATTTTTTTCACCAAAGGTCATGGCCCATTAGCAACcatgaaatcagtattttttttaaagaatagaatagaaaaatgttAGTGTGCATTCCAAATAGTAAGGGTAGATATTGTTTGCTGTATATGTGTTCTGGGTCACATTACAAAATGAATCGTTCATTTTGGATCATAGTCCAGGAAGTTTGAAAAACCCTGAACTGGCTATTACAGCTTGAAGGAATATCATTATTTGCATGAGTGTTTGGGAAATGGTAGCAAAAAAGTACAAAGGCATTTTGGTTTCAGTGCTGAAAAGTCAGTAGTATTCACAAGAGAAAATCTAATGCAAGATATATTACTGACAAGATAATAACCAAATAACTTGATTTGTTCACAGAGTGCAATGATTCTTATGAACGTGTATTGCAATAAGATTTTGAAGCCTGTAGATGGTTCCTGTTGTCAGCCTCGGCCTCCTCTTACTCTCATCCAGAAGCTAGCTgcttgttttttcactttatctATTATcggatatttaattttttatgtaatcCATCGTAATGCTCACCGGAAGAATAAGCCATGTACTGATTTGGAAagtggagaggaaaagaaaaatattatcaataCCCCTGTGTCTCCATTAGAAATACTTTTACAGTCTTTCTGCAAACTTGGCCTGATAATGGCTTATTTCTATATGTGTGACCGTGCGAATCTATttatgaaggaaaacaaattttatacaCATTCAACTTTCTTTATTCCAATTATCTACATCTTGGTTTTGGGagtattttacaatgaaaatactAAGGAGGTAAGAGTCGTTTCCTTTTTAGCTCATGTTATCCTTTATATCTCACTATAAACTctggattaaataaataatatcatttttcatgccaaaatattcaaatatgtatATAGAAGACAAAGGGATATTGTAGTTGTACTTTGCCTGGTGGACTCTTAACAGTTGCCTTTTTGAAACAGCTTGGAAAAAGTTCAGAGTCACGTGAAGATAATTGAAAGTTGATAAATAATGATCTGTGAAAAGATGTCATAACTTAGTGTTATTTGTCTGTTTAAGGATGGAGAAAGTGGAGGTACTTCCGATTTTATAATGGTCTGcaaaaatgagatattattatctatataaggttaaaaaaataagtgaaaacataattaaaaaatgcCTATATTgcaaattttgtatttgtatatttaaacaGCCAGAgattgtatatatacaaattcGAATGTACATAATAATGTGGGCACTGCTTACAATATTCTGAATTTACTATTTTAGAATTACTGTTAATTGCTCACAGTGTTAGTGTAACTTCTTTATAAGGCATGATTTATTTGAATTCATAAACTCTACTGTAAGAAATAACTCTTATATGAGGATGACTAATCAGTTTTTTCATCTCCAGTGAGAATATCCTTgggaaaataaactataataataGACCCTTTTTTCACAATAAAGTGTAAGAGAACTGTAAGGTCTTTTCTAACTGAaactctaagatttttttttaattataaaatgccattttttagCTTTACAAACATATCTGTCATAGTTTAAATGTACTCTTAATATAAAACCATAGGTAgcaacttaaatatttaaaatctctcttaggggatccctgggtggcgcagcggtttggcgcctgcctttggcccagggcgcgatcctggagacccgggatcgagtcccacgtcgggctcccggtgcatggagcctgcttctccctctgcctgtgcctctgcctctctctctctgtgactatcataaataaataaacatttaaaaaaagaaaaagaaaagaaacttaaaaaaaatctctcttaatttatattaattttcaaattcatgttATATCTTAAATAgctttattatatcttttatCAAATCAAATGCCAATCTTTGTTTTTCCCCCCAAGGTTCTTTTGACAGAAGCATTAGCTTTATATCCTATAAGAAAAATTTACTTAATAATAGctttataatgaattttttttataatgaattttaaaacagactTTGGTTCTTTCCACAGACTAAAGTGttaaatagagaacaaacagatgaatggaaaggCTGGATGCAACTTGTGATTCTGATTTATCATATCTCTGGAGCAAGTACAGTAAGTATTTTGAATTTAAGTTCAGAAATCATAGGAAATGGTGGGACTTTACTGTTGCTTTCAGGGCTTTCAGGGCATCAcctcttttgtgttttatattctcCACCATTTAGAGAACCATTTTATTTCCCACCCAGTCTTTATTCCTTAACCATTCTTCTCCTACCACCTGACTCTTTGAGAATATATAGTTTTAAGGCAATAATTTATTTGTCATACCTtgccttaattttaatttatagaaacagCTGATAACCTAAGAGAAATAATACTCTTATTAATACTCTTAGGTATTATTTCATGCCACCCTGTAGGACAGCTAATGTAAACTCAGGAAAAAACTATATAGATGCAAAGGATTTCAAATAGGCAAGTTACtatcaaaagaaatcaaaatagatGATTATATTTACATTCTGTTCTTACTTGCATTTTAGGACGTTTGGCCAACTATTTTTACTCCTTTATAGTTTAAAACCTTAGACCTTCTCTTGCCTCAGTATTTACAGAACTCCGGTGCTAATGGATTGACCATTGTACCACCCATGTGCCCTCTTTCCTAAATATTACGTCCTCCATGAACTGGAGGACCATTTCTTTGCTCATCTATTGCCTTCGGTACATGgacaaaatcattttttccttctcccaggaATTAAAAGTCGGAATTCTCATGGTCTCAGAATACCTTGGATTTGTCAGGGGTAGAAAAAATGTATCCCCAGTTGTAATATTCCAGGTACATTGCAGTTAAGGTCAGCTTTTGAGGGTGAACTTAGGTATCTAATAACCGCTTTTCATGCAAGCTTTACAGTGAAGATACAAACTAATTtctataaaacatgttttaaaaatttaagaaactcaTTCATAATTATGGAACTACCTGtttttttattgcctttgcttACATAAGGCACACATctgtaaataatatttgaatCAATGATAAATTGAGATAGGAGGGAAGTATTGTCCagacagaaatattttgaaatttccataGCAGCAGTTAAGGTTTTTTTCTCtaacaatttttctttaacaGGTATCTCTAACAATTTGAAAATAGTATTATTCTTCATTGAGTCTTTTAATCATTTCCAAAAATTGTCAGTGATTTTATGGATGGTTTGTTTGAAGGGCAGCagataaaagaatgaagtataatttataatttatacgGAAATTATATGGctatgatacatatatatgtggcAGCAATGAAATTCTCGTAATGCTGCAGCTGAAGGGGACCTTGTGCATTCAGGTGGTTACAAAAGATCCCAGACAATAGAAGAGATCCAAGGCAAGGAGAGATGAGGATAGTAAGTAAGACTTAGTTTATGAGCCCAGTTCAGAATTTGGAGGATATATTTGTCAGATTCTCTAAAAAGTAAGTAGAGATGAATATTGAATCCTAGAAATCTCTCTGACATATGAATAAAGATTAGATTAATTTGAGAGGGAAAAATGgctttgttttaagaaaatgccACTTAGAGACATAATTAATTGCTGACATATTAAAGGGTGATActcctattaaaaaaatcagatagaaAGAATTAATGGCAGATTAAGTTCCTCAATTCACTGGTTCCAGAAAGAATTTGGATCATAAAAAGATGAAGGCAATTTGGCATTCTATTATAATCATTTGCTAAGCTAGCATTCTAATTCTAATATATCTTAGACTACATCCCAGTATATCCtaaattgcaatttaaaaaaaaatccctgttctGGAAGGACATACTTTTCATTAACAGATCATTTGTTATGATTAATTAACATATTCCTGTTCTTTTATATAATAGGATTTTGTGGTTAAAAATTACCTGTATCTACATTGGCAAAGCATTATAAGAATGGGTTATAACGTTTTTTGGGACTTGATTCTTGGATATTTGAAGGATTACcctcattaaaaacattttaactgCCATGGTTATTTTAATTATCTAatcttaatgttttttattttgagtgaaaTATGTTAAACTTTAGTTGTGCCATGTTTCTATAccaaaatagaaactataaaaaattacagagaattattaaaataatctggATGGTCTGGCAGATTGCAGTTGTTGGTATAAACAttactttaaaacataatttatagaaaatatggaTAAAGTACTGTGAATTTAATATGGAGAGTACAGTGAGTTGGGTTTATGCAGTAGATGATTTTGTGTTctactgtggggttttttttttccctttgggagtttttttttttttaagattttatttatttattcataagagacacagagaggcagagatacaggcagagggagaagcaggctccatgcaaggagcctgatgtgggactcgatcccgggtctccaggatcacgccctgggccgaaaacaggcgccaaaccgctgagccacccagggatcccctcctttggGAGTTTTTAAGCAACTTTCATAAAACAATCTGAATAAAAGATCTTGAGGGAAAATTTGTGGGACTAGAAAAAGACCAGAATCAGAAGCATCTAGCTATTATAATTTCAGTTggaattccaaatatattttaatactaaaGTTTTGTTGTAATACTTGACtcatgaaagataaaaagaaaaataatttggatgAAAGGAGACTAAAGAGGAATGACAGCTAAGTGCAATGTATGATCTTTGATTCAAGATTGTtgtaaaaggggcacctgggtggctcagtggttgagcgtctgcctttggcttagaccaaatcctgcattgggctccccagagggagcctgctttgccctctgcctgtgtctctgcctctctctctgtgtctctgcctctctctctgtgtctctcatgaataaataaataaaatctttaaaacaattactaaaaaaaatttttttaaaccataaagaATGTTACTGGGACAATCAGGGATATTTGAATACAGATTGTACAATAGATTCTGTTATTTCATATTAAATCTGGGGGATGATAATGATAATATGGTCATAATGGTCATATAAGAAACTATTCTTAGAAGACACTtgctaaaatatttaggaatgatGTCATGTAGTCTGCCACGTTCTTTAAAATGGATCAGCATGGTATATGGGTGTCCATTGTagtattcttgcaacttttctgtgggtttaaattatgttaaaataaaaacttggaagaagtATTACATGTAATAATGCAACATTGGCAGGTACTTGGCAGATTATTATGATAGtgtttaatttaaatgaatagtattttctatttaaatgtaaTAACCAGGTCTTAACTCTGTAGGTCCAGCCCCAGTCTTGAAGGGATTTCAAAGCATGTTTTATGGACATGGTTAATGTAACTGGGAATAGTTAGCCTAGGTTTGACAGCTGTCAAATACTTGTGGAACAATCAGATAAAAGAGTGATAAGTGTGTACAAATGACTCTAGAGTTAGACTCCTCATTTTGGAAGCCGCTAGCCCcatgtggctgttgagcacttgaaatatagcTGGTTGGAATTGAGATGTGCTGGTTGGGATTGAGATTAAAGACATACCAGTTAAATATGATTCATTGTGGTAAATGCATACTAAGTTCAAAAAATTagtgtaaaaaatataaaatattttactacatgcttattacatgttgaaatgataatattttggatatattcagttaaataatgttatattaattaaaattagtttcacttgattcttttagctttttaaatattctggtagccatattaaaaatgtactatgtggctcttattttattttgattgcaTATCACTGTCCTTGAAAGCTGAAGTTGGTAGCTTTTAGGCAGAGTTAAACTTCTCAACTTTTCTTGAAAAGGAACTTTATGATAGTGAATGATCATctgaaaatggaatggaatgcCTTGGGAATTTGTATGTTTTCTGCTATTAAAAAGTATTCAagggggcacctcagtggctcagtcagttaaacatccagctcttgattttggctcaggtcatggtctcagggttatgagatcaagccctgtgtcagggtccTCAGTGGGGTGTGGaacctgctggagattctttctcgcCCTCTCCCAGTGCTCCACCTTTCCCCACACTCTAAAAAAAAAGCGTTTAGGTACTTGAAGGGAATATTTTAGAGTGTTTTCAAGAGTAAGTTAAGAGGCTTAGATTTGATAAATCCTGAGGTTAATATGACGTATCCTACCTTCATCATCACTGTGATTCTAGTATGTTACACCTTCATTGAAAATTTCTGAtttaataagacatttaaaaagaactaatgaTGAAgggcaataaataaaaatatttatataataaataaaaactatgatAGATTGTCCATGCTTTAAGAATATCAAAGAGGGAAAAATTACTTTCATCTGAGAGTAAAGACAGGAAATTTTGAACAGTGCTCTAAAGAAGAACAGGATTtgaataagcaaaatatggtCTCAAGAACAACATTCCGGGGtagaataaacagataaacaaaggAAATGTGACAAGGAGGCACAGGAAGGACCAATttaggagacagagaatcttaacaGTTTAACTAGAGTGGAGGCAGTATTGAAGGATTTATAATCTATTATAAATTCAGGGGTTTTTATCttctcagaaaaggaaaagatgtgtTCAAGGGTGCATGCAAGGATATATACAAAAGATGCATACATTCAAGAACTTATAAAATCTATTTAGGGTGTCTacttgattgtttttttcctgcaaaGTATCACTTGGGAAAGACACATTAACCTGAAGTAGCCATAAGCAGTGTCAGTCCTGGATAATTACAGAGGTGATCAGATGAGTCTATAAAATAgaagccaaaaaaatttttatatagatttaGTAATTATCCCTGAAAGAATGGTTTTATAATTGCAAGGGTTGGACTTCACTGAATAAGgcttttaaagatcattttaaaaaacagggcACAAGTTGTGTTGTGGAGATCGTGAATATACATGTAATGGACCAATGGCTGATGGACAGAGTGAATGGCAGTGTTCAGGGTTATGAAAATTAGGACTTATAAATGAGGCAGTTTTCCAGTGATTCCCATAAAATGTGGATCAGAAATGTGTTACATTTCATTTAACTTTGGAGTGAAGCTAGGATGCTCTGGAAAACCATTGTAAATGATTCTCAGGGTTTGGTCACGATGTAACATTGATGTGGGAGAGTAggataaaattgttttataaaaaaattattttataaatcaaaagtGGGAGGAAAATAATATTCCTAAGCTATGTTTGCATAtgtttttactatatatatttttgctaaatAACTATATATTGTAAGTAGTTATATGACAATTTACAAATCTAGAATGTGTATTTGAGGGGGCCAAAAATGTGggatttttgttatgtttttcatCTTCTGATTGGGAAAATGTGAAATCTGCAGTTACCTTGTATTCATCATATCTGGTGACTAATAATTATGATATCATATATTAATTCTTAGTGGAGGAAATGTACAGAGTGTTTCACATTTATTAACTCCTGCATTCCTCATAAGAACTTTATTTTGCAGTTTAGAAAACTCAGACTTAgttagctagtaagtggcagaaccaaaATTTGAATGAGGTCTGATTCCaaagtctacattttttttaactcttgctATGCTGCctaagttttgaaaataaatctttttattgaCCTCATGCCAACAAGTAACAATGACCATTGTCTTGATTAAATGTATTGGTTATGACAACTCAAAGTATAGTTAGTGTCAacatattttacctatttatttttgtcaacaGTTTTTGCCTGTGTATATGCATATCCGGGTTCTAGTTGCTGCATACCTATTTCAGACAGGGTACGGGCATTTCTCATACTTTTGGATCAAAGGAGACTTTGGAATTCATAGAGTCTGTCAGGTAGGAAtgtattcagttttctttttcattttggtgcagaaatataaatatggtcATTATAAGGACTCAGATAATTTGAATTTATGAAATTACACTCTAAAGTTGTGTTATCTCTGTGTTCTGTGGTTAATAATTtgagataaataatttattactgagggaagagaaaatgtaatttagaTGAGTGTCTAATAAAAGCACTAGTACACAAGGGACAACATTGCTAATTCACTTCAGTTTTGTAGAAATGTACAGTTACCTAGGATTATTgtaatatgttttctttaagaagaaGATTAATACTTATTAAGTTTCTACCTTGTGCTGGGCACTTTTTGATTATTAGTATGTTTATCCCTCATTACAATCCACAGTTGTGATCTTCATGTTTACAGAAAGaacactgaggcttagagaggttaaataatttgcctgtGGTCACATAGTAAGTGGTACAGCTCTGATATCAATCTGCTCAAATTCTGTGTTCTGTGAATGACATCACACTGTCTGAAATGACGGTTTCAGGGGTCCCAAAGACACTTTTTAATTTGAgtaatattattttgtatctatGACAACTCTCAATTTAATCCTAACTGGGGTAAATCAACATCAAACAGATGAAATGGACACCCTTTGGTTGAAGTAATCTAATCTCTGCTTATAAACTGTAGCCGTAGGAAGGAGGCTTATGATTCTTTCCCCACATTTAACAAGATGGCACTTGTAGCCAGAGGACAGCTCAGGCTGGTGGTTTGCTTGGATTTAGTTAATATAatgatgcataaatattttatattcaactCTTTACAGTGATTGTAGAACAAATGTAATTTTAAGGATTAGTAAGATATACTTGTACATTTATTACTTTtgtcttaaataaatgtttatgctGTATCAGAGAAAATCTATCTTTGTTCTTCATGCATACCTGGAATGAAaaccattttcttctcctttttaatagGTCTTATTTCGTCTCAATTTCCTGGTAGTGGTGTTATGTATAGTAATGGATCGACCTTATCAATTCTATTACTTTGTCCCCTTGGTCACTGTATGGTTCATGGTCATATATGTTACTCTGGCACTATGgccacaaataatccaaaaaaaagcAAACGGTAAATATGctctcttaaatataaatatatcctttGAATGCactaaatttctttttagttgttAAAGGCTTTTATTGAGACATAGGCAGTTAAATTTATGTGTAGTGTTTGTTGACATTTAAAACTTTGTTCTTAAACTCTGCTTTGAAAATGTTATAGCTAATTCAACTAATACAACAGGGCAGATGAACAGTTTGCATGTATATTGTATGtgcgttttcttttttttaattcccccccccaaaaaaaaatggCCACAGTTTTCAAACTGTCTTATACAGAGCAGGAGGATGAGTACtagaagagagaagagcaagcCAAATAGGGTTCCAGGACTCTACATCCTTCTTCAGTCTTTGATAGCTctgctttatttgat contains:
- the CASD1 gene encoding N-acetylneuraminate 9-O-acetyltransferase isoform X3 — encoded protein: MAALAYNLGKREINHYFSVRSAKVLALVAVLLLAACHLASRRYRGNDSCEYLLSSGRFLGEKVWQPHSCMMHKYKISEAKNCLVDKHIAFVGDSRIRQLFYSFVKIINPQFKEEGNKHGNIPFEDKIASVKVDFLWHPEVNGSMKQCIKVWTEDSVAKPHVIVAGAATWSIKIHNGSNEALSQYKMNITSIAPLLEKLAKTSDVYWVLQDPVYEDLLSENRKMITNEKIDAYNEAAVSILNSSTRNSKSNVKMFSVSKLIAQETIMESLDGLHLPESSRETSAMILMNVYCNKILKPVDGSCCQPRPPLTLIQKLAACFFTLSIIGYLIFYVIHRNAHRKNKPCTDLESGEEKKNIINTPVSPLEILLQSFCKLGLIMAYFYMCDRANLFMKENKFYTHSTFFIPIIYILVLGVFYNENTKETKVLNREQTDEWKGWMQLVILIYHISGASTFLPVYMHIRVLVAAYLFQTGYGHFSYFWIKGDFGIHRVCQVLFRLNFLVVVLCIVMDRPYQFYYFVPLVTVWFMVIYVTLALWPQIIQKKANGNCFWHFGLLLKLAFLLLCICFLAYSQGAFEKIFSLWPLSKCFELKGNVYEWWFRWRLDRYVVFHGMLFAFIYLALQKRQVLSEGKGEPLFSNKISNFLLFISVVSFLTYSIWASSCKNKAECNELHPSVSVVQKASRGFIIFQIHIKLFSHVLPKICTDTEYTDHMLRNLAWTDSRTKLTC
- the CASD1 gene encoding N-acetylneuraminate 9-O-acetyltransferase isoform X2; translation: MMHKYKISEAKNCLVDKHIAFVGDSRIRQLFYSFVKIINPQFKEEGNKHGNIPFEDKIASVKVDFLWHPEVNGSMKQCIKVWTEDSVAKPHVIVAGAATWSIKIHNGSNEALSQYKMNITSIAPLLEKLAKTSDVYWVLQDPVYEDLLSENRKMITNEKIDAYNEAAVSILNSSTRNSKSNVKMFSVSKLIAQETIMESLDGLHLPESSRETSAMILMNVYCNKILKPVDGSCCQPRPPLTLIQKLAACFFTLSIIGYLIFYVIHRNAHRKNKPCTDLESGEEKKNIINTPVSPLEILLQSFCKLGLIMAYFYMCDRANLFMKENKFYTHSTFFIPIIYILVLGVFYNENTKETKVLNREQTDEWKGWMQLVILIYHISGASTFLPVYMHIRVLVAAYLFQTGYGHFSYFWIKGDFGIHRVCQVLFRLNFLVVVLCIVMDRPYQFYYFVPLVTVWFMVIYVTLALWPQIIQKKANGNCFWHFGLLLKLAFLLLCICFLAYSQGAFEKIFSLWPLSKCFELKGNVYEWWFRWRLDRYVVFHGMLFAFIYLALQKRQVLSEGKGEPLFSNKISNFLLFISVVSFLTYSIWASSCKNKAECNELHPSVSVVQILAFILIRNIPGYARSVYSSFFAWFGKISLELFICQYHIWLAADTRGILVLIPGNPMLNIIVSTFIFVCVAHEISQITNDLAQIIIPKDNSSLLKRLACIAAFFCGLLILSSIQDKSRH